One genomic window of Thermorudis peleae includes the following:
- a CDS encoding YciI family protein yields the protein MKYAAIIRYGNPEKIQEVRPVHRQYLASLKSSGKLWASGPFTDDSGALIIYEADSEEEAWQLIRQDPFYEAGVFQDIQLRPWNQVF from the coding sequence GTGAAGTACGCTGCAATCATCCGCTATGGCAATCCTGAGAAAATTCAAGAAGTACGGCCGGTACACCGGCAATATCTCGCGAGCTTGAAGAGTTCTGGCAAACTCTGGGCCTCGGGCCCGTTTACCGATGACAGTGGCGCGCTGATCATTTACGAAGCCGATTCCGAAGAAGAAGCCTGGCAGCTCATTCGCCAAGATCCCTTCTACGAAGCTGGTGTCTTCCAGGACATTCAGCTTCGTCCCTGGAACCAGGTGTTCTAA
- the phoU gene encoding phosphate signaling complex protein PhoU, translating to MAVKTRAEFERELRSLRDDVLNMGSMVEKAIQRAVQALKARDVRLAEEVIASDRQIDERTYALEEQALLLIATQQPLATDLRIIAATLFIITELERMGDYAEGIAKIAVRLADQPPLKPLIDIPRMADIAAEMLQGALDAFIDLDLEACRTIWKRDDEVDALYDQVYRELLTYMMSDPATIERATLLLWAGHNLERIADRVTNICERIAFVVTGDPRALPGRED from the coding sequence ATGGCAGTCAAGACCCGTGCCGAGTTTGAACGCGAACTGCGCTCCCTGCGTGACGACGTGCTCAACATGGGGAGCATGGTCGAGAAAGCGATTCAGCGCGCGGTCCAGGCGCTGAAGGCGCGTGACGTGCGCCTGGCCGAAGAAGTCATCGCCAGCGACCGCCAGATCGACGAGCGCACCTATGCATTAGAAGAGCAGGCACTGCTGCTCATTGCGACCCAACAGCCACTGGCAACCGATCTGCGGATTATCGCTGCAACGCTCTTCATCATCACTGAGCTGGAACGGATGGGAGACTACGCCGAGGGGATCGCGAAGATCGCCGTTCGACTGGCTGACCAGCCGCCCCTCAAACCGCTGATCGATATCCCTCGCATGGCCGATATCGCAGCTGAGATGCTCCAAGGTGCGCTCGATGCCTTTATCGACCTCGATCTTGAGGCGTGCCGAACGATTTGGAAGCGTGACGACGAGGTCGATGCGCTCTACGATCAGGTCTACCGCGAACTGCTCACGTACATGATGAGCGATCCCGCCACGATCGAGCGGGCAACGTTACTCCTGTGGGCGGGCCATAACCTTGAGCGTATCGCCGACCGCGTGACAAATATTTGCGAACGGATCGCCTTTGTGGTCACCGGTGACCCTCGTGCGCTTCCTGGCCGTGAGGATTAA
- the pstB gene encoding phosphate ABC transporter ATP-binding protein PstB: MQIRDLAAWYGSFKAIEGITAPIEPGKITAIIGPSGCGKSTLIRCLNRLHELTPGARVTGSVLLNGEDIYAPQVDPVRVRRVIGMVFQKPNPFPMMSIYDNVIAGLKLLGRRLPKPQLDEIVERCLRAVALWDEVKDKLHASGASLSGGQQQRLCIARAIAVEPEVLLMDEPCSALDPVATMRIEDLMRQLARDYTIVIVTHNMQQAARVSDYTMFMLAGEDRVGRLIEYGPTRELFLRPKDHRTEDYITGRFG, from the coding sequence ATGCAGATTCGCGACCTTGCAGCCTGGTACGGCTCATTTAAGGCGATTGAAGGGATCACGGCGCCGATCGAACCAGGCAAAATCACCGCGATCATTGGACCGTCTGGCTGTGGCAAGTCGACGCTCATCCGTTGCCTCAACCGCTTGCATGAGCTGACGCCGGGCGCACGAGTGACGGGTTCCGTGCTCCTGAACGGTGAAGACATCTACGCGCCGCAGGTTGATCCCGTTCGGGTTCGGCGCGTGATCGGCATGGTGTTTCAGAAGCCTAATCCCTTCCCAATGATGTCGATCTACGACAATGTCATCGCTGGCCTGAAGCTCCTTGGGCGGCGATTGCCCAAGCCCCAGCTCGATGAGATCGTGGAACGCTGTCTGCGCGCTGTTGCGCTCTGGGACGAAGTCAAGGACAAGCTCCATGCCTCAGGCGCTTCCCTCTCTGGCGGGCAGCAGCAACGGCTCTGTATTGCTCGCGCGATTGCTGTCGAGCCAGAAGTTCTCTTAATGGATGAGCCCTGCTCGGCGCTCGATCCCGTTGCAACGATGCGCATTGAGGATCTCATGCGACAGCTTGCCCGTGACTATACGATTGTCATCGTGACCCACAATATGCAGCAAGCTGCCCGTGTCTCGGACTACACGATGTTCATGCTGGCTGGTGAGGATCGGGTTGGCCGCTTGATCGAGTACGGCCCAACCCGCGAGCTCTTCCTCCGGCCAAAAGATCACCGAACGGAGGACTATATCACCGGTCGCTTCGGCTAA
- the pstA gene encoding phosphate ABC transporter permease PstA: MAGTLVPSVSRDTGSLLARDRHTTMRQVQSAMVAGLIGLAAVIAVGVLWIILGYVIARGLPALNWDFFTKAPKPYGETGGGVAPAIVGSLYMLAVASIIAVPIGVGAAVYLSEFGRGRFATVVRVVVDLLAGLPSIVVGAFVWSLVVRRLVGHYSGIAGAVALAIIMIPITARTVEEILKLVPQALREASLALGVPLWRTVLFVVIPAARGGIITGIVLAMARAGGETAPLLLTTLGNMFFNFNLFQPMAALPLQIYTYASSPYEDWHTKAWGGSLILILLIGILNLVTRLATRGKQVR; encoded by the coding sequence ATGGCAGGCACGCTCGTGCCGTCCGTCAGCCGAGACACTGGCTCGCTCCTCGCGCGTGATCGCCACACGACGATGCGGCAGGTGCAGAGCGCCATGGTCGCTGGGCTCATCGGCCTTGCCGCTGTCATTGCGGTTGGTGTGCTCTGGATTATTCTCGGCTACGTTATTGCTCGAGGACTGCCAGCGTTGAACTGGGACTTCTTCACCAAAGCGCCAAAGCCCTATGGCGAGACGGGTGGCGGAGTCGCACCAGCGATCGTCGGCTCACTCTACATGCTCGCTGTTGCCAGCATCATCGCCGTGCCAATTGGCGTCGGTGCAGCTGTCTATCTCTCCGAGTTTGGCCGTGGCCGGTTTGCGACCGTCGTTCGTGTTGTCGTTGATCTCCTTGCGGGGCTGCCATCGATTGTGGTCGGTGCCTTTGTCTGGTCACTGGTTGTGCGCCGCCTCGTCGGGCACTACTCCGGCATTGCCGGTGCTGTTGCGCTCGCGATCATCATGATTCCGATCACCGCTCGCACCGTTGAAGAGATCTTGAAGCTTGTGCCGCAAGCGCTCCGCGAAGCATCACTTGCGTTGGGGGTGCCGCTCTGGCGTACCGTGCTTTTCGTCGTCATTCCTGCGGCACGCGGTGGAATCATTACAGGCATCGTGTTAGCGATGGCTCGCGCTGGTGGCGAGACCGCGCCGCTGCTCCTCACTACCCTTGGCAACATGTTCTTCAACTTCAACCTCTTCCAGCCGATGGCCGCCTTGCCACTGCAGATTTACACGTATGCTTCCTCGCCCTATGAGGACTGGCATACAAAGGCATGGGGAGGCTCGCTGATCCTTATTCTGCTGATTGGTATCCTCAACCTCGTCACGCGCCTTGCGACGCGTGGGAAACAGGTACGGTAG
- the pstC gene encoding phosphate ABC transporter permease subunit PstC, translating into MVQQGEVVGAEALRRRQRDIGDPAFAGAVWITAAGAVLTLALLIALLLHDAWPAIRRYGFGFFVHSTWDPVFEQFGAASFIYGTIVTSLIALILAAPIGIAAALFIVEYAPRWLREPVAFSIEMLAAIPSIVYGLWGLFVLVPVMRNGVEPALQAVLGPIPVLNRLVAGPPIGLDLLTGGVILAIMILPTVMAVSREVILAVPDLQREGMFALGATKWEMIRYAVLPYARAGVIGAAMLGLARALGETMAVTLVVGNSTTQIRASLFTPGYTIASAIANQFTEADKAIYFSALMNLALVLLLVALLINLLARLLVFRFVRSPAGVRV; encoded by the coding sequence ATGGTGCAGCAGGGCGAGGTTGTGGGAGCGGAAGCGCTGAGGCGTCGCCAACGTGACATCGGCGATCCGGCATTTGCTGGAGCCGTCTGGATCACGGCGGCCGGTGCAGTGCTCACGCTGGCACTGCTCATCGCCCTGCTGCTCCATGATGCGTGGCCGGCGATTCGCCGCTATGGTTTCGGCTTTTTCGTCCATTCAACGTGGGATCCGGTCTTTGAGCAGTTTGGCGCGGCAAGCTTCATCTACGGCACGATCGTGACGTCACTGATCGCCCTGATTCTCGCTGCGCCAATCGGGATCGCCGCTGCGCTCTTCATTGTCGAATACGCTCCGCGCTGGCTGCGCGAGCCTGTTGCGTTTTCGATTGAGATGCTGGCGGCGATCCCGAGTATTGTCTATGGCCTCTGGGGCCTCTTTGTCCTTGTGCCGGTCATGCGCAATGGAGTCGAGCCAGCGCTGCAGGCTGTGCTTGGCCCGATTCCGGTGCTCAATCGCTTGGTTGCTGGCCCGCCGATCGGCCTTGACCTGCTGACCGGCGGGGTTATCCTCGCTATCATGATCCTGCCAACCGTGATGGCTGTCTCGCGTGAAGTAATCCTGGCTGTGCCTGATCTCCAACGTGAAGGTATGTTCGCATTGGGCGCGACGAAGTGGGAGATGATCCGCTATGCGGTCCTCCCCTACGCGCGTGCTGGCGTGATCGGCGCGGCGATGCTCGGCCTTGCGCGCGCGCTCGGCGAAACGATGGCGGTCACACTCGTTGTTGGGAACAGCACCACGCAAATTCGCGCATCTCTCTTTACCCCTGGGTATACCATCGCCAGTGCGATTGCCAATCAGTTCACGGAAGCGGATAAAGCGATCTACTTCAGTGCTCTCATGAACCTCGCCCTTGTGCTCCTGCTGGTGGCGTTGTTGATTAACCTGCTTGCCCGGTTACTGGTCTTCCGCTTTGTCCGTAGCCCGGCCGGGGTTCGCGTTTGA